Within Aspergillus oryzae RIB40 DNA, chromosome 2, the genomic segment CGTAAGGACAACCTGCTGCTAAACAACGGCCATAAAAGGATCGAACGGAAGATCTACAGATACTATGAACCTATCCTTTGATTGCGATGAACGGCCAGACGGCCAGATAGCTGATCCTTTTCCTGTTCTGCGCCACAGGATTAATGATCTGACCCTTTCGCCTCCTCTTGTACGGCCTAGCTTCGGGTGTCAAGCTTTCCATCATGACAGACAGTGGCTAAACTAACCACTGAACAATTAGGTTTTAAGCGGTCCGACCGAATTAATGTTCACAAGAGATTCAATGTGATTCATGAAATTCtatttgattttatttgattttatttttatttttcctttgaCCTCATTTGGCCGAGGTATTATACTGCTCttcgtactccgtaccagGTGCCAATCGAGTGTCTCTTTCCTaaatggacaaggaaaaggtgTGAACCGTGGTACCTGAAGCTTCAGCGGATTACTCTATCAGGTATATTGAGGATCTTTCGGGTTAACCAGTGTGGGTCACTCGAGGCTTTTGAACTTTGGCCTATACCGACTTTCCACAATAGAAAGAAGTGGAAAAAAGGAGCACGGTCATAGTATATTTAAATTTTAATATGACCATAGTAAGTAGCTTCGAACCTTATCCCCTACGGACCTATCGGCTGAATTGCGTCCAAACTATCGCACCATCTCATTCAATGATTGGGCGACTCATGTAATATTAGCAAGCAATAAGGAGAAATAATCATTGGAGATACGTCTGGCTCTAGGCTACCACTCTTTACATTTGGGTCAATACTAGTACACGGGTCTTGTTTTCTCCGCCTCTGGATCTTTTGTATATTCAGTGAGTCCTGTCAATATGGAACCATGTTGGTCAGGTTAGTAAGTTGCTTTATAAattgcttttgttctttcctgtcattcCATTTCTGACCCCTGCGCCCAACACGTGGGGCGAAAGTCGCCTCAAAACTCAGTCATCATCCGTACCTTTTCTGGTAGAAGTTCTACCCGAACAGTCCAACTAGTAGTCTGGACAAACAAGGGACTCTCGGAAAAGGAAACGCGGCCTCATGCCTTACAGTTCGGGTGCATGTCAAAAGGCACAAGTTTCAATGCGACGCTGCACAGCATTTCCTCGGTATCAGAGATAGACCTCGCTAAACAATGATATTCATAATTTCCTATCATATAGGACGCCTTCAGACCCCGGTCGCGTTAGATCCAGTCAGTTTCTCCTAACTTGATATTGATTGGCATCTAGTCTACCTTGTTGGGATGCGGCACAGTCTTTGTACATAAGGACGGCGCACCGCTTGCTTCTGGGCCCCTCTTTCCAGGACCACAATATCTCTTCTGCCTAGGGGAATGAATTAATGATGTCCACTAGTGTCACTATTGTTggcctttttctgttttgaaCTAGCTCGCAAGtgttttctcttgttgacTATGCCCGTCTATTTTTTGGAAGGTTAGCTAGGGTTACTATTATTGTcgcaagaaaagaaaaccattTAAAAtcaaatattaataatagaataaacatttttttttaaggaaaaaaaaaagaatggaatatTTTACCGACAACCCCATGACAGAAGCTTTGACTTTGACGGCTCCCGTTCTCGCATGAATGGATAACTTAATACAAGGGTTGTACGGTACTGTACGCGAGATTACAAATTCAGGAAGATGTGTTTtaaaagaaatgaaagataGAAAATTTCAAATCAAAGTTCAACAGGTTAGGGGTAAATAAATCAAACccaaatcaaaaaagaacaaccgGTGTCTTCAGACCGTTTCGATCGACAAGGCTCGGCAGAAAGATAATATGAGATTCGATTCTGCTGTCTCACTTACCTAAGTAAAGTCACTTGATGTTTTACTTTAATTATCCAATAGATAGATAGGATCTTCGTACTTTGTCACTCTACCTTCGCTACGGggaaagaggaggggaaaagtGGGGGATTATCCCATGTTTACCTATATTGCTCGCACTTATTTCCTCGTGAGAGAAAGTGAATTAGCAATGGGCCGCGTATTCATGGAGCCAGCGAGGTTACCGTAAGGGTACATGTACAGCGCCAACCCTGGACAGGTTACGACCTCAGCTGGACGGAACATGCTGAGAGTTACAGACTAATGCCCAACTACGACACCCTCAACCAGACTGTCGGGCCCATGGTGGTATTCAACGCGAGAATCAGCCGGTGGGCGCATCACCAGCACGAATCTTCCTGCCGATGGACTGGGACGGAGGCAATGAATGGCAGGGCGAAGAAGTGTGCTAAACCATTTTAGGTCATGGCATGTTTGGGAATTTCGgatcttttctttatgtaccttcttctgccttgTATCTTTAGCCTTTTTTCtagaaaataataagacGGCCATTCTATAGGGGATTGATTCCTGGTAAAAAAAACAGGGAACCTCTTCCCCCCCTTCCCCCATGCCCTCTCTATCATCCTTTGGTTTATTTGCGTTCGAgttatatttatttattttataaaCCACTTCATTTTGtaatatacggagtactattTTAACTTTGGTAGAATATGATTGTTGTTTCCTCTTGTGTACGTTTATAGCGTTGGGTGAGTAATATTATGCTCTGATATAATTTCGGCCGTACCACTCATTCTGCTTGGGAAACTAAACTGGTACCCGCCTCAATACCCATGGACATCCTCGGAAATATGGGTTGATGTTTTGCTATCAATAGTATTGaagccttttccttctctcgctccaccacctcaaactctttgtttcttcacACCCATCGGCGATCTCCGTATTTTAAACCCCATAGCAGTAACTTGATTCAGCATTGAAGTTGTATCCACAGGATCCCATGGTCTCCACGGGGGCGGAGACAAATCTCGTTAGTCGTGTACGAGAGAGGTGTTCCCTAAGACTTCCATCGTCATGTCTTTCAGTAACTCAGACAGGCAAATGGATACTAATGATAacaaaaaaatcaaaaaattAAACTTCCACCTGCTCGCCCCTCCTTGGGGTGGAGTTCAAGACAAAAAGCTCAAGCCTTGGGCTTGGCGCGTTTTTGCGATCTTCAAATGGTCTGCTCGTCGATTCTGACAAGGTAATAAATATACGTAGTGTCAATTTTGCATCGGAATTGGCCCCCACCGCAACCAATTCAGTCGCCTTCTTTTGCCTTCGTCCATTTTACTCACAGAGGAGATGCTAGCCGAGATGGATCCATCTTCAGTTCCTGTCGAAACTTTAGAATTCCTCAATAGCCAACTCTGCAGGCTCGAGCGATTTCCGTACCGGGAATATGTGAAACAGAACTCGTATAGGTACCTACCTTCTCTAGCATAGTGTTTAGGGTAGGTATGTACAGGTACCTGGAGGCTCCATGAAGTTTACTTCACTATTTCTCCACGCTAACCAGGGTCGATCGGGAATTGCGGATGAATTCCCCGCTCCGTATATCGGGGTTACTCGGACCTTACGGCTTTTTGTGTGTCTCCCGTTTCGCCTCTTACGGAGCCAGTATCAAGCTTGTGTCTTGTTTGGGACTTGGTTCACCGCGTATATGTACGAGCTTAGAGTGGGTCGTTTGGCCCTTCTAGACTAGGATcttctgtcttcttgtttctttgcagGAAACTGGATATTATGCTATCATTATGAGATCAGGTTTAATTTCGGCCGGCCGAGCTTTTTTCAGGCCGATCTTGATGTATTCATCTCGGTCTGTAATTTGCCATGGTCATGTTATGTTCTGTATGGTACTCCATGTGGGTATTGATTTTTAGGTCCAGGACATACAAGCATACAGTATGTATCTTAAGTACCGAGAAGTTGTTGAACAAATACATACACACTCACAGCGACTGCACGCTTTGGATATCTTCAAGGTAGTGAGGATGTACTCGTAATCAAACACTGGATAACATGAGATGTCACCAATTGCATCATCCCAGCACCCTAATCAACAATATTGACCAACAGCAAGGGCATATGATACATAACAGAAATCTATATATGGACATACATATGTTTCTGCAGCTCAAAGCGGCTAACTAACGAAGATCACACAATACTATTCATGCAATTCCTCACGGAATCTGCGAATCCTCCATTGCTCCACCCAACCCATCATTATCGATAGAGGCATTCGACATGTTGATCTCTGAGAGATCGACTATTTCCTAACGCAAGTCTAGTGTCTTTCTCGTGGTATACAACCTGTCTCGGGATAGTGTCTGCGGATACTGCTTTAGCTCCAACGGCTTTTATTTCTCAgccaatttttttttttttttttttttttttctcaccTTGCTGACATGAAGCTGAACATCAGGACCAAACCCTAACCTGAGttatttttttctgttttgctTGCGTTAGGGCAGGGCAACTGGTACCttaatgtatatatttatacGTGCACTTATAATCGGCGTATTATTTATGGATATCGGTTTACTTTTCTACTGTATATTTTGCtcggtttctcttttttgattgctttttagtttcttttttttttcttctttttgtcggGAATTACACGGTTACTACTGTAGGTGTACTCTAAGTAGTGGGTATATCTTCTGTGGGGTGATATTGAATCCGCAATGACGATATGTAGTCGAAAGGGTCAAGTACTGTTGCCATTGTGTAGTATTGTTCTACAATTATGGGTGCTACGAGTAGTTTCTTCATTATATATTTCGCTCATCAGCATGGGGTCAAGATATATTCTGATTCTCCCGGTAAGAAATATCGCTTGCCGCACTGCAATGTTAATATATCATACATCTACGTCTCTAAGGTCATTGAATAGAGTACAATATTCCAGTAGTTGATGCTCAGATTTGCTTAATCTCCTTGAACCATGCCTACTTCTAGCACGTACGGAGCAGGGGTTGTGCCGCTTGTAGAGAGTCATGATTTTAGGGAGTTTAAAGCCTTATGGATCTCTATCTTCTATGATGTTCTTGCGGTCGATATATGCAATTTCCCCTAGAAGTGAATACCTTGGTGTAGGCCTCAAAAAGGAAGTCCAAGTAACCGAGTAAGAGCAATTCATATAGATCCATATCCACGGCACCTGGGTATGTTAAGCACAATTTTCTGTATTTTGATATAGCACTTCTTGCAGTACAAGTGTTGAGCGAACCACGTCGTCGACGATGGGTGAATGAGGAGTTGAACGGTAAGAGTTCTGCGCTGTTACTGGCTGATCAGTTTACATTGATAGTACATCACTATCGTGGATCATGGTCAGGGTTTTCTGCAAGAGTAAATATTGTGGCCTGATTAATGGCATGAAAAGGTGCTAGCAATATCATCTATCCAAAGACACTGCCGAATGGGGTTGACTGTTGTCAGGAAAAAGAGGGATCACCTCTAAAATACTTACTAGATCCCCATGGCGGACCATAATCATAGCCGGATGCTATATGTGGACAGATTTTTTGGATGAGCTGCGAAGGAAGGAAAGCTCTTATTATGTATGCTATTTGCAGATGAGCTGAAATACATGAAATCCGTCATTCAACCCGGCATGAATTCTCATGGTTTTTTCTTATCTGTTATTTGTttgacctttttttcttcttgtttttctggATACTTATCCTCCGAACATGTATCGAAATGATCATGTTACCTCCCAAGGCTGTTATGTGACATGCTGTAGAGTGAATGACTCAGTTGGTGTGATAGCCGGTAGCAAGTTCGCACCTGATTGTACAATCAGTCACGGCTAATATAAGACATCGCAAGGTACTTACGGATCAGCAGCATACTGAATGTTGCACTGTTCCCAGGACTCGTTGCGGACAAGCACGGCACGGAAGCGAACTGCATCATCGATGCTGCAGAAACGGAAGATGACGTTGCGTGCCTACATATATTAATACCCAATATAACATCGCTTCTCAAGAATGGGTACATACCTCGCCGGGAACGTAGTTGTCTAGGATCTTTTCAACCTTACGATGGTTGCCGGCAGCCAAATCAAAAAGCTGGCGCATCGTAACATCGAGGTCAACACCAACAGCACGGACAGCACGAGTGGCGCCGGTGGACAGGCTGAAAGACAGCTGAGAGCTGACAACGtcgacttcttttcccatttCCACGAAGACAGtgacctttctttctttatcaaGATCGATGCCGTTGGGGTATTTATCGTAGAAAGCCTTGCACGCTTCGGGGTCACAGAACAGAACTTGGGCAGTGCCAGATGGACCCACAGAAATACTCTCAATAGTGCCGCCGTGAATCAAGGATAGGACCATTGCAGGAGTCTTCCAGGTGGAGGGCAAGCCCCTGATGATAACGCGTCTGACGCGAGCAGCTGCAAGAAACGAGCCAATTAGCAAAGGTCGGTAGTGCAGGATGAAGACCAAGGTCATACCCGGCTTGTCACGGATCTCTGGAGTACCCCAGGTCTCAAAGGTGGCCTGGTGCTCACGATCCTCTTCTCCGACGGAAGCATGGGAAGTGGTAACGAGGGTGTCAGCCGAGACGAACTCAGCCGTGCTGGACTGCTCAACGACCTCGAGAGGCATGGGCTCTGCAACAAAGTTGGTGAGCGTGCTGTCATTGCCCGGGCCGGCAAAATCGGCATCGCCCTTGACCTGAAACTCTGCTGCAGCAGTGTGAGTTGTGTTTCAGACAGATAGCATGTTCAAAGACTTACCAGGAGTACTGGGCTCTTTGGGAGTGGAGGTGAGCACAGAATCATCAGTTGAGGTAGGGTTTTTGGCGTCGTCATGAGACTTAGAGAGGCTGCCGTGCTCACTGGACGCGTCTTCAGAAGCAGCAACCACAGAGGATACCTTCCTATAAGCATTCGGGTCGAGCTTCAAAGCCCTGGCAGCGGCCATAAACCCTGCTGTGTCATCGACATCGGCGATGGGATACATCTTTGCGGGAGGCTTTTCACCAGATGAAGTGTGTGAGTCGCTAATATTAGAATGGTAGGAGGATGAGAGTGAGGGAGAGGGACTTTGAGTGTGAAAGACGGGAGGGGTTCTGTAGCCAGCGGCGGATGACTGTTTTTGTGTTATTGATCCGCACATCAGCTCCCagtagaaagagaagagacaagacaagacaatgatGGATACAGAGAACAGTAACGTTACGTTAAGGATTGAGGCGGTGGTTGCTGGAGGTagaaagggaggggaagacgGAAAAGGGCAAATGGGTGGGTGAGTGGttaaagaagagaaggagagagagagggaaagaaaacaaaccgTGGAGGGGCTATATGTAGAGGTCACGATATCCTGATCCTCTGATGGGGGAGCGTGGCGACTCTCATCTAGGGTCTGAGCAGTGTTTCTCTCCAAGAAGGACTCGAATACACTATGGATAACACCGGTGACTTTTGAGCTGAACTCAAATGGTCTTGCCATGATGATTGTGAGCCTAAGGGTATCTAAGATTTTGCACAAGACGCTGACCACAGGATTGAACAAGCGCAGGGTTTGATGGATATGTGACAGGAAGTTGTACAGCATGATGATGCTATGTACGGTAAGGAAAAAAGTGAATAAGCGCATAGAACTTGTTCTTGTACTCCGGCAAGAGGCTTCGtgatgagagaagaaaaagaagaagggaaagatggggaccaggagaaagaggaaggggggggggggttggGTTTATAGGGAGTGGCCCAAGGCAAGCATCTGTTACTGACCTGCAAACGATGGCATCCGTATGCCATTTGTTTTGGCCACCCAGTGAATGAAGAGATGACTGATATCTCTCAGTTAACATCGATCAATGACAATATCAAAGGGAAGTAACACAATATCTGTGGTTTGACAAACACACGAATGACTTTCATGCTCACCTATTGTGACAATCAATAAATTTAGTTCAAGCTTTATATCAGACATTCAATGAAACTTTAGGTTATTATGAGGGAAACTGCTGGATTCTAGTAGTAGCTTCTGACCATTCATTATGTACGTCTCTGATATCATAAATGTGTTtcacaagaagaagagtgagTTAGTCATCATACATCATATTCTAGAAAGAATATTTGCACATAACACCCCGGCAGAAGATCATGTCGAAGGCTCACGTTGGTACTGGTATACTTTCGAACCCGTCCTGGCCCTCTTTGCGATGCTCGACGATGACTTGGAGCCCTCGTCGTCCACAATAACCGTCATTCCCAGCAATTCGCGTAACCGTCTGGAAAGATCCGTCTCCATCGCCTTTGTCATTCGGTACCCAGACCGTCTCCTCAAC encodes:
- a CDS encoding uncharacterized protein (predicted protein) codes for the protein MLYNFLSHIHQTLRLFNPVVSVLCKILDTLRLTIIMARPFEFSSKVTGVIHSVFESFLERNTAQTLDESRHAPPSEDQDIVTSTYSPSTVCFLSLSLSFSSLTTHPPICPFPSSPPFLPPATTASILNVTLLFSVSIIVLSCLFSFYWELMCGSITQKQSSAAGYRTPPVFHTQSPSPSLSSSYHSNISDSHTSSGEKPPAKMYPIADVDDTAGFMAAARALKLDPNAYRKVSSVVAASEDASSEHGSLSKSHDDAKNPTSTDDSVLTSTPKEPSTPAEFQVKGDADFAGPGNDSTLTNFVAEPMPLEVVEQSSTAEFVSADTLVTTSHASVGEEDREHQATFETWGTPEIRDKPGMTLVFILHYRPLLIGSFLAAARVRRVIIRGLPSTWKTPAMVLSLIHGGTIESISVGPSGTAQVLFCDPEACKAFYDKYPNGIDLDKERKVTVFVEMGKEVDVVSSQLSFSLSTGATRAVRAVGVDLDVTMRQLFDLAAGNHRKVEKILDNYVPGEARNVIFRFCSIDDAVRFRAVLVRNESWEQCNIQYAADPCELATGYHTN